In one window of Bifidobacterium crudilactis DNA:
- a CDS encoding type 2 periplasmic-binding domain-containing protein, whose protein sequence is MVKKSVMWKAGAMACVAVLALSACGGGNDSATTKDGKPIVTVQIVKDARAEKMAKMGWTKDLEKACDCSIQWQEVASSSWDQQKQASLAAGEVADVTISGFGSGDMGQYGSLFMDLKPELKSMPNLSKLFKAEPYSQVISTTTDGKILGSPTVARPVTARTSNHMFINKQWLDKLGLQVPTTWGELETVLKAFKTQDPNGNGKADEIPMDFNSPGTGGFGLFQPNVLLASAGITVPNGALGMYVKDGKVQNYLTDPNYKELISYLHNLWSDGVISSEAFTHDWSKYTGTAKGNGTTATVGFTWMWTPSDIFGPQLASQYVTIPSLKMDANQTETPVWAYNGDDLAYQADRAVVSAKVKNKEAALKLVDAFYSPDISIQARYGSFGTAVKRNAENDYKVLDPPADHNGASDWQFYQSLADGAPGWISEDMKLDLPSAHTEVKPVDAVYDNDYKNVDFNKDVLYANMPMTPEQTSTLNANNTGITQGAMSKFAQWVTKGGVDNEWDAYVANLKKNKLDENIKLEQQIYDSFKKNMDTIGVNLNSTN, encoded by the coding sequence ATGGTGAAGAAGAGCGTGATGTGGAAGGCCGGGGCTATGGCGTGCGTCGCTGTACTGGCGCTTTCCGCTTGCGGTGGCGGCAACGATTCCGCCACTACCAAAGACGGCAAGCCAATCGTGACCGTTCAGATCGTCAAGGACGCACGAGCTGAGAAAATGGCGAAAATGGGCTGGACCAAGGATCTTGAGAAAGCCTGTGATTGCTCCATTCAGTGGCAGGAAGTCGCGAGCTCGTCCTGGGATCAGCAGAAGCAGGCCTCGCTGGCTGCAGGTGAGGTCGCTGATGTGACCATCAGCGGTTTCGGATCTGGCGATATGGGCCAGTATGGCAGCCTGTTCATGGACCTCAAGCCGGAACTCAAGAGCATGCCCAACCTTTCCAAGCTGTTCAAGGCCGAGCCGTATTCACAGGTCATCTCAACCACGACCGACGGAAAGATTCTCGGTTCCCCCACCGTCGCCCGCCCTGTGACCGCACGAACCAGCAATCACATGTTCATCAACAAGCAGTGGCTCGACAAGCTTGGTCTCCAGGTGCCCACCACCTGGGGTGAGCTCGAAACCGTGCTCAAGGCCTTCAAGACGCAGGACCCCAACGGCAATGGCAAGGCCGACGAGATTCCGATGGACTTCAACTCCCCGGGAACCGGTGGTTTCGGGCTGTTCCAGCCGAACGTGCTTCTTGCAAGCGCCGGCATCACCGTTCCAAACGGAGCATTGGGCATGTACGTCAAGGACGGCAAGGTCCAGAATTATCTGACTGACCCGAATTACAAGGAGCTGATTTCCTACCTGCACAATCTCTGGTCGGATGGGGTCATCTCGTCGGAAGCATTCACGCATGACTGGTCGAAGTATACCGGCACCGCAAAGGGCAACGGCACGACAGCGACCGTCGGTTTCACATGGATGTGGACGCCTTCCGATATCTTCGGACCTCAGCTCGCCAGCCAGTATGTGACCATCCCCTCGCTCAAGATGGATGCCAACCAGACCGAAACGCCTGTGTGGGCATATAACGGTGACGATCTCGCGTATCAGGCCGATAGGGCAGTGGTATCCGCCAAGGTGAAGAACAAGGAAGCCGCACTCAAGTTGGTCGACGCCTTCTACAGCCCTGACATTTCGATCCAAGCTCGTTACGGTTCCTTCGGGACCGCAGTCAAGCGCAATGCCGAGAACGATTACAAGGTGCTCGACCCTCCCGCGGATCACAACGGCGCATCCGACTGGCAGTTCTATCAGTCGCTGGCAGACGGTGCCCCGGGCTGGATCAGCGAGGACATGAAGCTTGACCTGCCTTCCGCACATACCGAAGTCAAGCCGGTCGATGCGGTGTACGACAACGATTACAAGAACGTCGACTTCAACAAGGACGTCCTGTATGCGAACATGCCGATGACGCCGGAGCAGACCTCCACCTTGAACGCCAACAACACCGGTATCACCCAGGGCGCGATGAGCAAGTTCGCACAGTGGGTCACCAAGGGTGGAGTCGACAACGAATGGGATGCATACGTCGCCAATCTGAAGAAGAACAAGCTCGACGAGAACATCAAGCTTGAACAGCAGATCTACGACAGCTTCAAGAAGAACATGGACACCATCGGAGTCAACCTCAACAGCACGAACTGA
- a CDS encoding glycoside hydrolase family 13 protein has product MTTKQRQLIPDDVHTNGATPNPWWSNAVVYQIYPRSFQDSDNDGFGDLKGIASRLEYLAQLGIDAIWLSPVYRSPQDDNGYDISDYRDIDPMFGTLDDMDMLLSEAHAFGIKIIMDLVVNHTSDEHAWFQASRDRNSEYADWYWWRPARKGCEPGTPGAEPNRWGGTFGGSAWQYDPQRGEYYLHTFSKKQPDLNWENPSVRHAVYDMMNWWLDRGVDGFRMDVITLISKRIDEQGKLPGEDGGAIADEEAGEEGYSSPWPFSMDGPRLDEYLQEMRREVFAGRKGHLTVGEGQGISPQRNEYITDPEHEELDMLFLFDHVGVDQNGAKWNMEQLELPKLKAAMVEQQEAVKHNGWASLYFNNHDQPRALSRWGDTSTPEMRVKSAKALALMLHMHKGTPYVYQGEEIGMTNAGFTKLEQYRDLESINAYHQRVDEAQVQDGASMMDSLARVSRDNSRTPMQWDDSTYAGFTSENSSNTPWLAVNKNKDTINAADQRDRPDSVFSFYKELIDLRHGNVVVAAGDFAALDVQDEHIYAFTRSIGEQRLLVVVNASSQAASLPEQTAALLADADDASRVLIANEDHQNILRQVARRKLEAWSALVYEI; this is encoded by the coding sequence ATGACCACTAAGCAACGTCAGCTCATTCCTGACGACGTACACACCAATGGCGCGACACCTAATCCCTGGTGGTCGAATGCGGTCGTGTATCAGATATATCCGCGTTCGTTCCAGGACAGCGACAATGACGGCTTCGGTGACCTCAAGGGCATCGCATCCCGTCTCGAGTATCTGGCGCAGTTGGGGATTGACGCAATATGGCTGAGCCCTGTCTATCGTTCGCCCCAGGATGACAACGGATACGATATTTCCGATTATCGCGATATCGATCCGATGTTCGGGACGTTGGACGATATGGACATGCTGCTCTCCGAGGCGCATGCCTTCGGCATCAAGATCATCATGGACCTGGTGGTGAATCACACCTCCGACGAGCACGCATGGTTCCAGGCTTCGCGTGACCGCAACAGCGAATACGCGGACTGGTACTGGTGGCGTCCGGCACGCAAGGGATGCGAGCCCGGGACTCCCGGCGCGGAGCCGAATCGATGGGGCGGCACCTTCGGTGGTTCCGCATGGCAGTACGATCCTCAACGAGGCGAATATTATCTGCACACATTCTCGAAGAAACAGCCCGACCTGAATTGGGAGAACCCCTCGGTTCGTCATGCGGTATACGACATGATGAACTGGTGGCTTGACCGAGGCGTTGACGGTTTCCGCATGGATGTCATCACCTTGATCTCCAAACGTATTGATGAGCAAGGAAAGCTTCCGGGAGAAGATGGCGGAGCGATTGCCGACGAGGAGGCTGGCGAGGAAGGATATTCCAGCCCGTGGCCTTTCAGTATGGACGGTCCCAGACTCGATGAGTATCTCCAGGAAATGAGGCGAGAGGTCTTTGCGGGTCGTAAGGGTCACCTCACCGTTGGCGAAGGCCAGGGTATTTCGCCGCAGCGCAATGAATACATCACTGATCCGGAGCATGAGGAACTCGATATGCTGTTCCTGTTCGACCATGTCGGTGTGGACCAGAATGGTGCGAAATGGAATATGGAACAACTCGAGCTTCCGAAGCTTAAAGCCGCGATGGTCGAACAGCAGGAAGCGGTCAAGCATAACGGTTGGGCCAGCCTGTATTTCAACAATCACGATCAGCCGAGAGCCCTGTCACGGTGGGGAGACACATCTACCCCTGAAATGCGGGTCAAATCAGCCAAAGCGCTCGCCTTGATGCTGCATATGCATAAGGGAACTCCCTACGTGTATCAGGGTGAGGAAATCGGCATGACCAATGCGGGGTTCACCAAGCTCGAGCAATATCGCGACCTGGAATCCATCAACGCATATCACCAACGCGTGGATGAAGCTCAAGTTCAAGACGGAGCCTCCATGATGGATTCGCTGGCAAGGGTGAGCCGCGACAATTCGCGCACGCCGATGCAATGGGATGATTCGACCTACGCCGGTTTCACATCCGAGAATTCGTCGAATACGCCATGGCTTGCGGTGAACAAGAACAAAGACACCATCAATGCTGCGGATCAAAGGGACCGCCCTGATTCGGTCTTCTCCTTCTACAAGGAGCTCATCGATCTCAGGCACGGCAATGTGGTGGTCGCCGCGGGTGACTTTGCAGCTCTCGACGTGCAGGACGAGCATATCTACGCGTTCACAAGAAGCATCGGAGAGCAGCGTCTGCTGGTAGTCGTCAATGCTTCCTCGCAAGCCGCCTCTCTACCCGAGCAGACCGCTGCGCTGCTCGCTGATGCCGATGACGCGTCCCGTGTGCTCATCGCCAACGAGGATCACCAGAACATACTTCGACAGGTGGCAAGGCGAAAGCTCGAAGCCTGGTCGGCATTGGTTTACGAAATCTAG
- a CDS encoding ABC transporter permease — protein MGAVNDGGTVVVDNIEARRHEPLFKRIGSHFKQYWQLWVLALPSIVFVVIFAYVPMYGVQLAFRKYDITKGMTGGDWVGFQYFEQFFNDPMFKEIILNTFRISLWTLVMGFIAPIILALLINQIGSSKVKGFVQTITYMPHFISTVVMVSMLQIFLSPGTGLLGRFLGRESLMGDPKSFTSIYWISEVWQHMGWNCIIYLAALSSVDLALYEAAKIDGAGRLQLIRYVDLPTIMPTVGVMLILNMGSVLGVGFEKVWLMQNTLNITASEVISTYTYRIGILDNQFSYSTAIGLFNSVVNFVFLVMANAIAKRASNTSIF, from the coding sequence ATGGGTGCAGTCAATGACGGTGGGACCGTTGTGGTTGACAACATCGAGGCGCGTCGGCATGAGCCGTTGTTCAAACGCATCGGATCGCATTTCAAACAGTATTGGCAACTATGGGTCTTGGCCTTGCCCTCAATCGTCTTCGTGGTGATATTCGCGTACGTGCCGATGTACGGTGTCCAGCTCGCTTTCCGCAAGTATGACATCACCAAAGGCATGACAGGCGGAGATTGGGTCGGGTTCCAGTACTTCGAACAGTTCTTCAACGACCCGATGTTCAAGGAAATCATACTGAACACCTTCCGCATCAGCTTGTGGACCCTGGTGATGGGCTTCATCGCCCCGATCATCCTCGCCCTGCTGATCAACCAGATCGGCAGCTCCAAGGTCAAGGGATTCGTGCAGACGATCACCTACATGCCGCACTTCATCTCGACCGTGGTTATGGTGTCGATGCTGCAGATCTTCCTCTCTCCCGGAACGGGGCTCCTCGGCCGTTTCCTCGGCAGGGAGAGTCTTATGGGCGATCCCAAGTCCTTCACCTCCATCTACTGGATTTCAGAGGTATGGCAGCACATGGGGTGGAACTGCATCATCTACCTTGCCGCACTGTCTTCCGTGGACCTGGCTTTGTACGAGGCGGCGAAGATTGACGGAGCCGGTCGCCTGCAGCTCATCAGATACGTGGATTTGCCGACGATCATGCCGACGGTCGGTGTGATGCTGATCCTCAACATGGGTTCGGTACTCGGTGTCGGCTTCGAGAAGGTCTGGCTGATGCAGAACACCTTGAACATCACCGCTTCGGAAGTCATATCGACGTATACCTACCGAATAGGCATACTCGACAACCAGTTCTCATATTCGACGGCCATCGGACTATTCAATTCCGTGGTGAACTTCGTGTTCCTGGTGATGGCAAACGCCATTGCCAAGCGCGCAAGCAACACGAGCATCTTCTAG
- a CDS encoding carbohydrate ABC transporter permease, with protein sequence MSFFQRGASTVPSVIPPKRSHRNASLNRPLKQKKTVSDRVVDAVIGLIIALIVVAILYPLWFIVIASFSDPTAVATGQVNLIPKGFSVSGYAKILTDERIWIGYRNTILYTVVGTAVNLVVTIPSAFAMSRREFKPRRIIMFLFAFTMFFSGGLIPSYLLMKQLGLLNSMWVFILPGAFGVYNMIIARSFFEGSIPEELRDSARVDGVSYFGFFFKIVLPLSSAIIAVIGLYCFVGHWNDYFTGLIYIRDQDQQPLQNILQMILLANQTDSGSAGMTAAQSQNFADQIKFGIIIVSTLPLLVIYPFLQKYFNKGVMIGAVKG encoded by the coding sequence ATGTCATTTTTCCAACGTGGTGCCTCAACAGTACCTTCGGTGATACCGCCGAAGAGAAGCCATCGCAACGCTTCGCTGAACCGTCCCCTGAAACAGAAGAAAACGGTGTCCGATCGGGTGGTGGATGCCGTCATCGGTCTGATCATCGCCCTTATCGTGGTGGCTATTCTGTATCCACTGTGGTTCATCGTCATTGCATCGTTCTCGGACCCGACGGCTGTCGCCACCGGTCAGGTGAACCTCATACCGAAAGGTTTCAGCGTTTCCGGCTATGCCAAGATTCTGACGGATGAACGTATCTGGATCGGTTACCGGAACACGATTCTCTACACCGTGGTCGGCACGGCCGTCAATCTGGTGGTGACCATCCCCTCGGCCTTCGCCATGTCGCGTCGTGAATTCAAACCCCGCCGCATCATTATGTTCCTCTTCGCCTTCACGATGTTCTTCAGCGGCGGTCTGATTCCCAGCTACCTCTTGATGAAGCAGCTCGGACTGCTTAACAGCATGTGGGTGTTCATCCTTCCCGGTGCGTTCGGTGTGTATAACATGATCATCGCGAGATCCTTCTTCGAAGGGTCGATTCCGGAGGAACTGCGAGATTCCGCAAGGGTCGATGGAGTGTCCTATTTCGGATTCTTCTTCAAAATCGTGCTGCCTTTGTCGAGTGCGATCATCGCGGTTATCGGACTCTACTGTTTCGTGGGGCATTGGAACGACTACTTCACCGGTCTGATCTATATTCGGGACCAGGATCAGCAGCCCTTGCAGAATATTCTGCAGATGATCCTGTTGGCCAACCAGACCGATTCAGGTTCGGCGGGTATGACGGCCGCGCAGTCTCAGAACTTTGCCGACCAGATCAAGTTCGGCATCATCATCGTCTCCACGCTGCCTCTGCTGGTGATCTACCCGTTCCTGCAGAAGTACTTCAACAAGGGTGTCATGATCGGCGCAGTCAAGGGCTGA